A genomic segment from Spongiibacter sp. IMCC21906 encodes:
- a CDS encoding ABC transporter ATP-binding protein: MSNYLDISQVSIDFPTKSGPFRALDGIDLKINKGEFISLIGHSGCGKSTVLNIVAGLYQATEGAVILESKEVNSPGPDRAVVFQNHSLFPWLTVYENVELAVKQVFKGHKSKAEMREWIEHNLELVHMTHASHKLPAEISGGMKQRVGIARALAMEPKVLLMDEPFGALDALTRAHLQDSLMEIQAELNNTVILITHDVDEAVLLSDRIVMMSNGPAAKVGEVLNIDLPRPRDRLSLADNKNYNHYRAEVLTFLHRKQAKPDVPAKKRDNKTPPQKLKRVVGG; encoded by the coding sequence ATGTCGAATTATCTTGATATCTCCCAGGTCAGCATTGATTTCCCCACCAAAAGCGGCCCCTTTCGGGCCCTGGATGGCATAGACCTGAAGATTAACAAAGGCGAATTTATCTCCTTAATCGGTCACTCTGGCTGCGGTAAATCCACCGTTCTAAATATTGTTGCGGGCCTTTACCAAGCAACAGAAGGTGCCGTTATATTGGAATCCAAAGAAGTTAACTCACCTGGCCCAGATCGTGCAGTGGTTTTTCAAAATCACTCGCTGTTCCCGTGGTTAACGGTATATGAAAACGTTGAACTTGCCGTCAAGCAGGTATTTAAAGGGCATAAAAGCAAGGCTGAAATGAGAGAATGGATAGAACATAATCTTGAATTAGTGCATATGACTCACGCCAGTCACAAGCTACCCGCCGAAATATCCGGTGGTATGAAGCAGCGAGTAGGCATAGCCAGAGCGCTGGCCATGGAACCGAAAGTCCTGCTGATGGATGAACCCTTTGGCGCACTGGACGCCTTAACACGCGCGCATTTGCAAGATTCATTGATGGAAATTCAAGCAGAGCTAAATAACACCGTTATTCTTATCACTCACGATGTCGATGAAGCCGTATTATTATCAGATCGCATTGTAATGATGAGCAACGGCCCTGCGGCAAAGGTAGGTGAAGTACTGAACATTGATCTACCCCGCCCCCGGGATAGACTCAGCTTGGCAGACAACAAAAATTACAATCACTACCGCGCCGAGGTGCTGACCTTCTTGCACCGAAAACAAGCAAAACCAGATGTGCCCGCAAAAAAACGAGACAACAAAACGCCCCCTCAAAAATTAAAACGCGTGGTGGGCGGATGA